In Gadus macrocephalus chromosome 4, ASM3116895v1, the following proteins share a genomic window:
- the gmcl1 gene encoding germ cell-less protein-like 1 — protein sequence MGNLGSRFQSAPPRAEGLVEGVSSSRKLTCVCHKRKRNAYCDCCDSEQDDEDALLDIPRRKKLKSTSKYIYQTLFLNGENSDIRICALGQAWNLHKVYLCQSGYFSSMFSGSWRESNMMVIELEIPDQNIDTEALQVVFGSLYRDDVLIKPSRVVSILAAACMLQLDGLIQQCGETMKENISVKTVCGYYASASIYGLDSVIKKCHEWLLNNLMTHQNVDLMKELGVEMMEQLIRSSDLSVMQVEMDVYTALKKWMFLQLNPSWEGPIKQLLADADAWLCKRRTDLCEREPFLDTEDGAAFPSVFKHIRLQYIINDLASARILERDNILPADWLSSMYKNQWFAMLRTEFDNDNGPQDANKEDFEMSSMRCGRKLAKDGDYCWRWTGFNFGFDLLVTYTNRFIVFKRNTLSQPCGGAVSLQPRRHLAYRLRLASFDSNGKLVCSRSTGHQLLTLEKDQEYVVMNLDSRLLSFPLYVCCNFLYTSSQSDPRTDASTEPEGSTRSVC from the exons ATGGGAAACCTGGGCAGCCGGTTCCAGTCGGCCCCTCCCAGAGCAGAGGGGTTGGTGGAGGgtgtcagcagcagcaggaagctcacctgtgtgtgtcacAAGAGGAAACGAAACGCCTACTGTGACTGCTGTGACAGTGAACAAGACGATGAGGATGCCTTGTTAGATATACCCCGGAG GAAGAAACTGAAGAGCACATCCAAATACATCTACCAGACCTTGTTTCTGAACGGGGAGAATAGTGACATACGCATATGTGCTCTTGGACAGGCATGGAACCTCCACAAAGTATACCTGTGTCAG TCGGGGTATTTCTCCAGCATGTTCAGTGGCTCCTGGAGGGAGTCCAATATGATGGTGATAGAGCTGGAGATCCCTGACCAGAACATCGACACAGAAG cTCTGCAGGTGGTGTTTGGCTCCTTGTATCGTGACGATGTGCTGATAAAGCCCAGCAGAGTGGTCAGCATCCTGGCTGCTGCTTGCATGCTCCAACTG GACGGCCTGATCCAGCAGTGTGGAGAGACCATGAAGGAGAACATCAGTGTGAAGACGGTGTGTGGCTACTACGCATCGGCTAGCATCTACGGCCTGGATTCAGTCATTAAGAA GTGTCATGAGTGGCTACTCAACAATCTGATGACCCACCAGAATGTGGACTTGATGAAAGAGCTTGG GGTGGAGATGATGGAGCAGCTCATCCGGTCGTCAGACTTGTCCGTCATGCAGGTGGAGATGGATGTCTACACGGCTCTTAAGAAG TGGATGTTTCTGCAGCTGAACCCCTCCTGGGAAGGCCCCATCAAGCAGCTGCTGGCTGACGCTGACGCCTGGCTGTGCAAACGCAGAACAG ACCTGTGTGAGCGAGAGCCGTTCCTGGACACGGAGGACGGGGCCGCCTTCCCCTCCGTCTTCAAACACATCCGACTGCAGTACATCATCAACGACCTGGCGTCCGCACGCATCCTGGAGCGAGACAACATACTACCTGCCG ACTGGCTGTCCTCCATGTATAAGAACCAGTGGTTTGCGATGCTCCGCACAGAGTTCGACAACGACAACGG TCCACAAGACGCCAACAAAGAGGACTTTGAGATGAGCAGTATGAGGTGTGGGCGGAAACTTGCAAAGGATGGAGAT TACTGCTGGCGGTGGACAGGCTTCAACTTTGGTTTTGACCTCCTGGTGACCTACACCAACCGGTTCATCGTGTTCAAGAGGAACACCCTGAGTCAGCCATGTGGGGGCGCCGTCAGCCTGCAACCTCGCAGACATCTGGCCTACAG GTTACGACTGGCCTCCTTTGACAGCAACGGAAAGCTGGTGTGCAGTCGGTCAACGGGTCACCAGCTCCTTACTCTAGAGAAAGACCAG gaGTACGTGGTGATGAACCTGGACAGCCGGCTGCTGTCCTTCCCGCTGTACGTGTGCTGTAACTTCCTGTACACCTCGTCCCAGTCGGACCCTCGGACGGACGCGTCCACGGAGCCGGAGGGCAGCACGCGCAGCGTATGTTGA